A part of Sulfurifustis variabilis genomic DNA contains:
- a CDS encoding M1 family metallopeptidase — MRAIALCALLCAAGAASAETPPVVRHALTVALSPERGHLAVRDEITLPAGFPRPLSFLLDGAFEPRAEEPGARLHGSPVDGGPRSLKRYTVELPPDRTRLTLVYAGRLPAPVDLRAMPAGIVSPEMVYLDSGSHWFARFGDELLRFTLAVRHPSAWHVVSQGRATREPGGVTWEEQHPQDDIYLVGARFHLYKEATPHGEAQVYLREPDEALARRYLAATARYLDLYSRLIGPYPYAKFALIENAWETGLGMPSFTLLGPRVLRLPFIIDTSYPHEVLHNWWGNGVYLDYASGNWAEGLTTYLADHLLAERDGRGAAYRRGLLQKYADYVTGARDFPLREFRARHGEASQAVGYGKSVMLFHALRLRLGDETFLAGLRRFYERHRFTVAGFDDIRRAFEAASGRRLEAELAQWVDRTGAPALELADVRVTHDGEEFRVRGRMTQRQPGRPYRLRVPIAVQLAGRAPAHETVLHMPGRRLRFDLRFAERPLLLAVDPRFDLFRRLDPAELPPSLGRVYGAERGLIVLPGAAPAAVRRAYYALAESWARPAGFAIVEDTEIAALPDDRAVWLLGWENRFRPEVARRLADRGVEVDADGVRVDGRRYARAARSVALAAGGRNAVAWLGAPNAASVPALARKLPHYSRYGYLVFEGPEAANVLKGEWPVAESPLQVALSPERAQLELEPRSPLAAPKAQPSAISSPTAMRNSANTRFSSVTSSR, encoded by the coding sequence GTGCGTGCCATTGCCCTCTGCGCGCTCCTGTGCGCGGCCGGCGCGGCGTCGGCGGAAACCCCGCCCGTGGTGCGGCACGCGCTCACGGTCGCCCTTTCGCCGGAGCGCGGGCACCTCGCGGTGCGCGACGAGATCACCCTTCCGGCCGGCTTTCCGCGGCCGCTCTCGTTCCTGCTCGACGGCGCCTTCGAGCCGCGCGCCGAGGAACCGGGAGCGCGCCTGCACGGATCGCCGGTGGACGGCGGGCCGCGATCGCTCAAGCGCTATACGGTCGAGCTTCCGCCCGACCGGACGCGGCTGACGCTCGTCTACGCGGGGCGCCTGCCGGCCCCCGTGGATCTTCGCGCGATGCCGGCGGGTATCGTCTCGCCCGAGATGGTGTACCTCGACTCCGGCAGCCACTGGTTCGCGCGCTTCGGCGACGAGCTGCTTCGGTTCACCCTGGCGGTCCGGCACCCGTCCGCCTGGCACGTCGTGAGCCAGGGCCGCGCGACGCGGGAACCGGGCGGCGTCACCTGGGAGGAGCAACACCCGCAGGACGACATCTACCTGGTCGGCGCGCGCTTTCATCTATATAAGGAAGCGACCCCGCACGGGGAGGCGCAGGTCTACCTGCGCGAGCCCGACGAAGCGCTGGCGCGGCGCTACCTGGCGGCGACGGCGCGCTACCTCGATCTCTACAGCCGCCTGATCGGGCCCTACCCGTACGCGAAGTTCGCGCTCATCGAGAACGCGTGGGAGACCGGGCTCGGCATGCCGTCCTTCACGCTGCTCGGGCCCCGCGTCCTGCGCCTGCCCTTCATCATCGATACGTCGTATCCCCACGAGGTGCTGCACAACTGGTGGGGCAACGGCGTCTACCTCGACTACGCGAGCGGCAACTGGGCCGAGGGGCTCACGACCTATCTCGCGGATCACCTCCTGGCCGAACGCGACGGGCGCGGCGCGGCATACCGACGGGGCCTGCTGCAGAAGTACGCCGATTACGTCACGGGCGCGCGCGACTTCCCGCTGCGCGAGTTCCGCGCGCGCCACGGAGAAGCGAGCCAGGCCGTCGGCTACGGAAAGAGCGTGATGCTGTTTCACGCGCTGCGGCTCCGTCTCGGCGACGAGACCTTCCTCGCCGGCCTCCGCCGCTTCTACGAGCGGCATCGCTTCACGGTCGCGGGCTTCGACGACATCCGCCGCGCGTTCGAGGCGGCGTCGGGCCGCCGGCTGGAGGCGGAGCTCGCGCAGTGGGTGGACCGGACGGGCGCGCCGGCGCTCGAGCTCGCCGACGTCCGCGTCACGCACGACGGCGAAGAGTTCCGCGTGCGCGGCCGGATGACCCAGCGTCAGCCCGGCCGCCCCTACCGGCTCCGCGTCCCGATCGCGGTGCAGCTCGCCGGACGCGCGCCGGCGCACGAGACCGTGCTTCACATGCCGGGCCGGCGATTGCGCTTCGATTTGCGCTTTGCCGAGCGCCCGCTGCTGCTCGCGGTCGATCCGCGCTTCGATCTCTTTCGCCGGCTCGATCCCGCGGAGCTTCCGCCCTCCCTCGGTCGGGTCTACGGGGCGGAGCGCGGGCTCATCGTGCTGCCCGGCGCAGCGCCGGCCGCGGTGCGTCGGGCGTACTACGCGCTGGCGGAGAGCTGGGCGAGGCCGGCGGGTTTCGCGATCGTCGAGGACACGGAGATCGCGGCGCTGCCGGACGACCGCGCCGTGTGGCTGCTCGGCTGGGAGAACCGGTTCCGCCCGGAGGTCGCGCGCCGGCTCGCGGACCGGGGCGTCGAGGTGGATGCGGACGGCGTGCGGGTGGACGGCCGGCGTTACGCCCGCGCCGCCCGCAGCGTGGCGCTCGCGGCCGGCGGCCGCAACGCGGTCGCCTGGCTCGGCGCGCCGAACGCCGCGAGCGTTCCCGCGCTCGCGCGCAAGCTGCCGCACTACTCGCGCTACGGCTACCTGGTCTTCGAGGGTCCGGAGGCCGCGAACGTGCTCAAGGGCGAATGGCCCGTCGCGGAATCGCCGCTGCAGGTCGCGCTTTCGCCGGAGCGCGCGCAGCTCGAGCTCGAGCCGCGGAGCCCGCTGGCCGCGCCGAAGGCTCAGCCGAGCGCCATCTCGAGCCCGACCGCAATGAGGAACAGCGCGAACACGCGCTTCAGCAGCGTCACGTCGAGCCGGTAG
- a CDS encoding ChaN family lipoprotein, protein MRFGRTLLVLGVTALLSAPVAFVLGETSAAATRVVKLQDLPALESILGQLAGKRVVYVGESHDRYDHHLNQLAVIERMHAASPDLAIGVEFFQQPFQPHLDAYIRREIDTTEMLARTEYFRRWQFDFRLYAPILAYARSHGIPVIALNVPTELTSKVGQNGLESLTAEERASLPKNIDRSDADYRARLERIFRQHAGSEKRDFDRFVDVQLLWDEGMAARAAEYLRANPSRRMVVLAGTGHLAYGAGIPSRLGRRVPVTSAIVLQGGGIELSPDIADFVLLSEERRLPPAGTLGVVLEPVDGVHIAGFAEESAAQTAGLRRHDQIVAVDGRPVGSVADVKALLWDKSPGERVKVTVSRGFFDPSEQQFEVELRAHQKAGDK, encoded by the coding sequence ATGCGCTTCGGCAGAACTCTTCTGGTGCTCGGGGTCACGGCCCTGCTCTCGGCTCCGGTCGCCTTCGTCCTCGGGGAAACGAGCGCGGCGGCGACGCGCGTGGTGAAGCTCCAGGACCTGCCGGCGCTCGAGAGCATCCTCGGCCAGCTTGCCGGCAAACGCGTGGTGTACGTCGGCGAGTCGCACGACCGCTACGATCACCACCTGAACCAGCTCGCGGTGATCGAGCGCATGCACGCCGCGTCGCCCGACCTCGCCATCGGCGTCGAGTTCTTTCAGCAGCCCTTCCAGCCGCATCTCGACGCGTACATCCGCCGCGAGATCGACACGACCGAGATGCTCGCGCGCACCGAGTACTTTCGCCGCTGGCAGTTCGACTTCCGTCTCTACGCGCCCATTCTCGCCTATGCGCGCAGCCACGGCATCCCCGTGATCGCCCTCAACGTGCCGACGGAGCTGACGTCCAAGGTGGGGCAGAACGGGCTGGAGAGCCTCACCGCCGAGGAGCGCGCCTCGCTTCCGAAGAACATCGACCGCTCGGACGCCGATTATCGCGCGCGCCTCGAAAGGATATTCCGCCAGCATGCCGGCTCCGAGAAGCGGGACTTCGACCGGTTCGTCGACGTCCAGCTCCTGTGGGACGAAGGCATGGCCGCGCGCGCGGCGGAGTATCTGCGCGCGAACCCGTCGCGCCGGATGGTGGTGCTCGCCGGCACCGGCCACCTCGCCTACGGCGCAGGCATACCCAGCCGGCTCGGGCGCCGCGTGCCGGTGACGAGCGCCATCGTGCTGCAGGGCGGCGGCATCGAGCTTTCGCCGGACATCGCCGATTTCGTGCTGCTCTCCGAGGAACGGAGGCTGCCGCCCGCGGGCACGCTCGGCGTCGTCCTCGAACCCGTGGACGGCGTGCACATCGCGGGGTTCGCGGAGGAGAGCGCCGCGCAGACCGCGGGGCTTCGCCGCCACGATCAGATCGTGGCCGTCGACGGCCGGCCGGTGGGGAGCGTCGCCGACGTCAAGGCGCTCCTCTGGGACAAGTCGCCCGGCGAACGCGTGAAGGTGACCGTGAGCCGCGGGTTCTTCGATCCGAGCGAGCAGCAGTTCGAGGTCGAGCTGCGCGCGCACCAGAAAGCCGGTGACAAGTGA
- a CDS encoding phospholipase D-like domain-containing protein has protein sequence MSRKPNSRFLYPWREGNAFELLVDGERFYPRMLEAIERATTYVLLEMYLVESGAVSGRFIDALARAARRGVQVKVLLDAFGGLGLEDADRARLTEAGVAMVIFNPIKAAKRAHNLARDHRKLLLVDGEVAYTGGAGLTDEFDPPRAAEHRWRETMIEIHGPVVADWQRLFARVWGREGRRPLDLPLPSPPVHPDGMYGRVEVSQTSVRQEITRSLLKRIGAAEHRVWISTAYFIPSWRIRRALRRAARRGVDVRVVVPGPCTDHPAVRHAGRRFYGRLLLAGVRILEYQPRFLHSKVALCDQWASIGSSNFDRWNLRWNLEANQAVDDPRFAAAVARMLEGDFAAAREWGYRDWSRRPLLARLREYLWGKVDLWLNTLDRKRAPRDG, from the coding sequence ATGTCGCGCAAACCGAACAGCCGTTTCCTCTACCCGTGGCGCGAGGGGAATGCGTTCGAGCTCCTCGTCGACGGCGAACGCTTCTACCCGCGCATGCTCGAGGCGATCGAACGGGCGACGACGTACGTCCTGCTCGAAATGTACCTCGTCGAATCGGGCGCCGTGAGCGGGCGGTTCATCGACGCCCTGGCGCGCGCCGCGCGCCGCGGCGTGCAGGTGAAGGTGCTGCTCGACGCCTTCGGCGGGCTCGGCCTCGAGGACGCCGACCGCGCGCGGCTGACCGAAGCCGGCGTCGCGATGGTGATCTTCAACCCGATCAAGGCCGCCAAGCGGGCGCACAACCTCGCGCGCGATCACCGGAAGCTCCTGCTCGTCGACGGCGAGGTGGCCTACACGGGCGGGGCCGGGCTCACCGACGAGTTCGATCCGCCGCGCGCCGCGGAGCACCGCTGGCGCGAGACCATGATCGAGATCCACGGCCCGGTGGTCGCCGACTGGCAGCGCCTGTTCGCGCGCGTCTGGGGACGCGAGGGCCGCCGCCCGCTCGATCTGCCGCTGCCGTCGCCGCCCGTTCACCCGGACGGCATGTACGGACGGGTCGAGGTGTCGCAGACATCCGTGCGCCAGGAGATCACGCGCTCGCTGCTCAAGCGCATCGGCGCGGCGGAGCACCGCGTGTGGATCTCGACGGCGTACTTCATACCTTCGTGGCGGATCCGCCGCGCGCTGCGCCGGGCCGCCCGGCGCGGCGTGGACGTGCGCGTCGTGGTGCCCGGCCCGTGCACCGACCATCCCGCGGTGCGCCACGCGGGGCGGCGCTTCTACGGCCGGCTGCTGCTCGCGGGCGTACGCATCCTCGAGTACCAGCCCCGCTTCCTGCACAGCAAGGTGGCGCTGTGCGATCAATGGGCCTCCATCGGCTCGAGCAACTTCGATCGCTGGAACCTGCGCTGGAACCTCGAAGCGAACCAGGCGGTCGACGACCCGCGCTTCGCCGCGGCGGTCGCGCGCATGCTCGAGGGCGACTTCGCGGCGGCGCGCGAGTGGGGATACAGGGACTGGAGCCGCCGGCCGCTGCTGGCCCGGCTGCGCGAGTACCTTTGGGGCAAGGTGGACCTCTGGCTCAACACGCTCGACCGCAAGCGGGCGCCGCGCGACGGATGA
- a CDS encoding sulfite exporter TauE/SafE family protein, producing MVAKLLVYAPLLFACGALAGLSAGLLGVGGGIIVVPFLYHVYTALGLGTELAMPLAVGTSLATIVLTSGVAARGHHRRGTVDWPMVRGWLPPVMLGVALGAGYSFVTSGASLKTLFGMLLAVTALHMFVATFRPVSVGRELPGRRMQSALGVAVGSLASVLGIGGGTLMVPLLNLYHYQIHRAVATGSVFGVVISLPATFAYVAGGWGETALPAGSTGYVDWIAFALLVPASILFVPLGVRLAYRLDVTLLKRVFALFLIAVGLEMALG from the coding sequence ATGGTCGCGAAGCTTCTCGTGTACGCGCCGTTGCTTTTCGCCTGCGGCGCCCTCGCCGGCCTGAGCGCCGGACTGCTCGGCGTCGGCGGCGGCATCATCGTCGTCCCGTTCCTCTATCACGTCTACACGGCGCTCGGCCTCGGCACCGAGCTCGCCATGCCGCTCGCGGTCGGCACCTCGCTCGCGACCATCGTGCTCACGTCGGGCGTGGCGGCGCGCGGACACCACCGGCGCGGGACGGTGGACTGGCCGATGGTCCGCGGCTGGCTGCCGCCCGTGATGCTCGGCGTCGCGCTCGGCGCGGGCTATTCGTTCGTCACCTCCGGCGCATCCCTGAAGACCCTCTTCGGCATGCTGCTCGCGGTCACCGCGCTGCACATGTTCGTCGCGACCTTCCGGCCGGTCAGCGTCGGGCGCGAGCTGCCGGGGCGGCGCATGCAGTCGGCCTTGGGCGTGGCGGTCGGCAGCCTCGCCTCGGTGCTCGGCATCGGCGGAGGAACGCTCATGGTGCCGCTGCTCAATCTGTACCACTACCAGATCCATCGCGCCGTCGCGACGGGCTCGGTCTTCGGCGTGGTCATCAGCCTTCCGGCGACGTTCGCGTACGTCGCCGGAGGCTGGGGCGAGACGGCGCTGCCGGCCGGCAGCACGGGCTACGTCGACTGGATCGCCTTCGCGCTGCTCGTGCCCGCCTCGATCCTGTTCGTGCCGCTCGGCGTGCGGCTCGCCTACCGGCTCGACGTGACGCTGCTGAAGCGCGTGTTCGCGCTGTTCCTCATTGCGGTCGGGCTCGAGATGGCGCTCGGCTGA
- a CDS encoding gamma-glutamyltransferase family protein: MSVAHATHGIVVAPHAEAAADGAGILREGGNAIEAAIAMAASLSVLYPHMTGLGGDAFWLCRPAEGGLFGIDGSGAAARRADAAYYRTAGLDAVPVRGPLAALTVAGAVSSWTLAQDESRRRWAGRMPLARLLAPAIAHAERGVAPSASQCAATARKRDELIGQPGFARAYLDDGAPPRAGAPRRHASLATALRRLSAAGLDDFYRGEVAASLAADLARAGSPLAAGDLRRQRATRMPPLVLAHGAGTVYNLGAPTQGIASLMILGLYDRLRPHPDVDSAAYVHLLVEATKQAFRVRDRWVRDPRDLDVDLRSFLDGSALAERAGRIDPTRASPWRPGETGDTTWFGAIDRAGRAVSVIQSLYHEFGSGVVLPGTGICWQNRGCAFTLDAASARFLRPQRKPFHTLNPAMAELADGRLLVYGTMGGDGQPQTQAAVYTRYVTHGQPLDAAIAAPRWVIGRTWGPPSAALKLESRFPRAVVDGLRARGHEVDLVDGYDALMGHAGALVRHADGALEGASDPRSDGAAVGV, from the coding sequence ATGAGCGTCGCGCACGCCACGCACGGAATCGTCGTCGCCCCCCATGCGGAGGCCGCGGCCGACGGCGCCGGGATCCTCCGCGAGGGCGGCAACGCGATCGAGGCGGCGATCGCGATGGCCGCCTCGCTCTCGGTGCTCTACCCGCACATGACGGGTCTCGGCGGCGATGCATTCTGGCTCTGCCGTCCCGCGGAAGGCGGGCTGTTCGGGATCGACGGGAGCGGGGCCGCGGCGCGGCGCGCGGACGCGGCGTACTACCGCACGGCCGGGCTCGACGCGGTACCGGTGCGCGGCCCGCTCGCCGCGCTCACCGTCGCCGGCGCCGTGTCGAGCTGGACGCTCGCGCAGGACGAAAGCCGGCGGCGTTGGGCGGGGCGCATGCCGCTCGCGCGCCTGCTCGCGCCCGCGATCGCGCATGCCGAGCGGGGCGTCGCGCCGAGCGCGAGCCAGTGCGCGGCGACCGCGCGCAAGCGCGACGAGCTCATCGGCCAGCCGGGTTTCGCCCGGGCGTACCTCGACGACGGCGCTCCGCCGCGCGCCGGCGCGCCGCGCCGCCACGCCTCGCTCGCGACCGCGCTCCGGCGGTTGAGCGCCGCCGGGCTGGACGATTTCTATCGCGGCGAGGTCGCCGCGTCGCTCGCCGCGGATCTCGCGCGGGCGGGAAGCCCGCTCGCGGCCGGCGACCTCCGGCGGCAGCGGGCGACGCGCATGCCGCCGCTGGTGCTGGCGCACGGGGCCGGGACCGTCTATAACCTCGGCGCGCCGACGCAGGGCATCGCCTCCCTCATGATCCTCGGACTCTACGACCGGCTGCGGCCGCACCCCGACGTCGATTCGGCGGCGTACGTGCATCTCCTCGTCGAGGCCACCAAGCAGGCGTTTCGCGTGCGCGACCGCTGGGTGCGCGATCCGCGCGATCTCGACGTCGACCTGCGATCGTTCCTCGACGGTTCGGCGCTCGCCGAACGCGCCGGGCGCATCGATCCAACCCGGGCTTCGCCCTGGCGTCCGGGCGAGACCGGCGACACGACCTGGTTCGGCGCCATCGATCGCGCGGGGCGGGCGGTCAGCGTCATCCAGAGCCTCTACCACGAGTTCGGCAGCGGCGTGGTGCTGCCGGGCACCGGCATCTGCTGGCAGAACCGCGGGTGCGCGTTCACGCTCGATGCGGCGAGCGCCCGGTTCCTGCGTCCGCAGCGCAAGCCGTTTCACACGCTCAACCCGGCGATGGCGGAGCTCGCCGACGGCCGGCTGCTCGTCTACGGCACCATGGGCGGCGACGGCCAGCCGCAGACGCAGGCCGCCGTCTACACGCGCTACGTCACGCACGGGCAGCCGCTCGACGCGGCGATCGCCGCGCCGCGCTGGGTGATCGGGCGCACGTGGGGGCCGCCTTCGGCGGCGCTCAAGCTCGAATCCCGGTTCCCGCGCGCCGTGGTCGACGGCTTGCGGGCGCGTGGGCACGAGGTCGATCTCGTCGACGGGTACGACGCCCTGATGGGGCACGCCGGCGCGCTGGTGCGCCACGCCGACGGTGCGCTCGAGGGCGCCTCCGATCCGCGCAGCGACGGCGCGGCGGTGGGCGTCTGA
- a CDS encoding ABC transporter ATP-binding protein, with translation MSPGTMGDTLLEVRGLGRRFEEGGRTRAVLDGLDLDVRHGECVALLGRSGSGKSTLLNLISGIDLPDEGTVALDGVPLTALDERERTLFRRRHIGFVYQFFHLIPTLTVEENVRLPLELNGEPDGGRVSGWLEAVGLGDRLASFPDRLSAGEQQRVAIARALIHKPGLLLADEPTGNLDAETGRRVLALLTGLARREGATLLLATHSKQVAESADRVLTLDRGRLVERGEDLAW, from the coding sequence ATGTCCCCTGGCACGATGGGCGACACGCTGCTCGAGGTCCGCGGGCTCGGACGCCGGTTCGAGGAAGGCGGCCGCACGCGCGCCGTCCTCGACGGCCTCGACCTGGACGTCCGCCACGGCGAATGCGTGGCGCTCCTCGGACGCAGCGGCTCCGGCAAGTCGACGCTCCTCAACCTCATCAGCGGCATCGATCTTCCCGACGAAGGCACCGTCGCGCTCGACGGGGTTCCGCTCACCGCGCTCGACGAGCGCGAGCGCACGCTCTTCCGCCGGCGGCACATCGGCTTCGTCTACCAGTTCTTCCACCTGATCCCGACCCTCACGGTCGAGGAAAACGTCCGGCTGCCGCTCGAGCTCAACGGGGAGCCCGACGGCGGGCGGGTGTCCGGATGGCTGGAAGCGGTCGGGCTGGGCGACCGGCTGGCGAGCTTTCCGGACCGGCTCTCGGCCGGCGAGCAGCAGCGCGTCGCCATCGCGCGCGCCCTGATCCACAAGCCCGGGCTGCTGCTCGCGGACGAACCCACGGGCAATCTCGACGCCGAAACGGGGCGGCGGGTGCTCGCGCTGCTCACGGGGCTCGCGCGCCGCGAGGGCGCCACGCTGCTCCTCGCGACGCACTCGAAGCAGGTGGCCGAGTCCGCCGACCGCGTGCTCACGCTCGACCGCGGCCGGCTCGTCGAGCGCGGCGAGGACCTGGCGTGGTGA
- a CDS encoding multicopper oxidase family protein, with protein sequence MAHSRLLSRAAVVGLALAGCTHLAPPPGAGERLDPATQPKFVHALPNPLAHTLVPDVDRHPGADYYEVRMGETRQDLGLRDPETGRPLLTTVWGYGAAGESPTYPGPTFLARQGRPARVRWESALPRDHLLPVDTSVHCGPYKGGHESHCRPYVRTVVHLHGGHVPDHSDGYPEAWFTPGFAETGPHWTREVYDYPNDQEAATLWYHDHAMGITRLNVYAGLAGFYLVTDENEERLVRDGALPARRYDIPLLIQDRSFRRDGSLAYAGDIEEAEGPAEKRREVRDPITEDRVPSIEPEFFGETILVNGKIWPVLEVEPRRYRLRLLNGSNARFYRLTLSSGQPFHQIGTDGGLLDAPVPRRQLLLSPAERADVVVDFGDPALGGRTVVLRNDAPTPFPDGDPVDPQTTGVVMAFRVTLARSDARDAVLPARLRAPIPRHDTAGATTRQLTLVEEKDDYGRVLPLLGTAAQGGLRWDDAITETPRVGDTEIWSVINATGDAHPIHLHLVQFLILDRQPFDREAFEPGKPKTVKPTGQRTPPPKGDAGWKDTAVMQPGEITRVIARFDLPGLYAWHCHILEHEDHEMMRPYRVK encoded by the coding sequence ATGGCGCATTCCCGCCTGCTGTCGCGCGCCGCGGTCGTCGGTCTCGCGCTCGCCGGTTGCACGCACCTCGCTCCCCCGCCCGGGGCAGGGGAACGGCTCGATCCGGCGACGCAGCCGAAGTTCGTTCACGCCCTGCCGAACCCGCTCGCGCATACCCTCGTGCCCGACGTCGACCGACATCCGGGGGCGGATTACTACGAGGTGCGCATGGGCGAGACGCGGCAGGACCTCGGCCTGCGCGACCCGGAGACCGGCCGGCCGCTGCTGACCACCGTGTGGGGCTACGGCGCCGCGGGCGAGTCGCCCACCTACCCCGGTCCCACGTTCCTCGCCCGCCAGGGGCGGCCGGCCAGGGTCCGCTGGGAAAGCGCCCTCCCCCGCGACCATCTCCTGCCGGTCGACACCTCGGTGCACTGCGGACCGTACAAGGGAGGGCACGAGTCGCACTGCCGGCCGTACGTGCGGACCGTGGTGCACCTGCACGGGGGCCACGTCCCCGACCACAGCGACGGTTATCCCGAGGCCTGGTTCACGCCCGGCTTCGCGGAGACGGGTCCGCACTGGACGCGCGAGGTCTACGACTACCCCAACGACCAGGAGGCGGCGACCCTCTGGTACCACGACCATGCGATGGGCATCACGCGCCTCAACGTCTACGCCGGGCTCGCGGGGTTCTACCTCGTCACGGACGAGAACGAGGAGCGGCTCGTGCGCGACGGCGCGCTGCCGGCGCGCCGCTACGACATCCCGCTGCTCATCCAGGACCGGAGCTTCAGGCGCGACGGCTCGCTCGCGTACGCGGGCGACATCGAGGAAGCGGAAGGTCCCGCCGAGAAGCGCCGCGAGGTGCGCGACCCGATCACGGAAGACCGCGTGCCTTCCATCGAACCGGAGTTCTTCGGCGAGACGATCCTGGTGAACGGGAAGATCTGGCCCGTGCTCGAGGTCGAGCCTCGACGCTACCGCCTGCGCCTGCTCAACGGGTCGAATGCCCGCTTCTACCGACTCACGTTGAGCTCGGGACAGCCGTTCCACCAGATCGGCACGGACGGCGGACTGCTCGACGCGCCCGTGCCCCGGCGGCAACTGCTGCTGTCGCCGGCCGAGCGCGCGGACGTCGTCGTGGATTTCGGCGATCCCGCGCTCGGCGGCCGCACCGTCGTGCTCCGGAACGACGCGCCCACGCCCTTCCCCGACGGCGACCCGGTCGACCCGCAGACGACCGGCGTCGTGATGGCCTTCCGCGTGACGCTCGCGCGCTCGGACGCGCGCGACGCGGTCCTCCCCGCGCGTCTGCGGGCGCCGATCCCGCGGCACGACACGGCGGGCGCAACGACGCGCCAACTCACGCTCGTCGAGGAAAAGGACGACTACGGACGCGTGCTCCCGCTCCTCGGCACGGCGGCGCAGGGCGGGTTGCGCTGGGACGACGCGATCACGGAGACGCCGCGCGTCGGCGACACGGAGATCTGGAGCGTGATCAACGCGACCGGGGACGCGCACCCGATCCACCTGCACCTCGTGCAATTCCTGATCCTCGATCGCCAGCCCTTCGACCGCGAGGCCTTCGAGCCCGGCAAGCCGAAGACGGTGAAGCCGACGGGGCAACGCACGCCGCCGCCGAAGGGCGACGCGGGCTGGAAAGACACGGCCGTCATGCAGCCCGGGGAGATCACCCGCGTGATCGCCCGCTTCGACCTGCCGGGGCTCTACGCCTGGCACTGCCACATCCTCGAGCACGAAGACCACGAGATGATGCGGCCGTATCGGGTCAAGTAG
- the hemG gene encoding protoporphyrinogen oxidase, whose protein sequence is MRVLVVGGGISGLATAWFLHRRGRSVVVLEAGAEPGGSIRTERRDGFLVEGGPNSTLYRDGALAELVRGLDLERELIEANAAAKRRYIAKGGRPEPLPDGPLALLSTGVFTPAGKLRLLLEPFHGRAAAEESIAQFVQRRLGREFLDWAIDPFVSGVYAGDPARLSVRAATPKIYALEAEYGSLFLGAAARMLRGRPSGPQPTGRLISFRTGMQTLPRAVARALGDRFRAGQAVEAIERTPTGWAVRTPAGTDEAERLVLAVPAYRAAELLAPIDRALGEALEGIRYPPVASVALGFERAQVAHPLDGFGMLVPGRLGRETLGVLFSSTLFPERAPPGRVLLTAFVGGARHETAGTLPEAALVERVLADLGPLLGIRDAPVFRHLTCWPRAIPQYELGHLGRLARIDRALDRLPGLHLRANWRDGISLVDCVANARALADALAAPA, encoded by the coding sequence ATGCGTGTGCTCGTCGTCGGGGGCGGTATCTCGGGGCTCGCCACCGCCTGGTTCCTTCACCGTCGCGGACGGTCGGTCGTCGTGCTCGAAGCCGGCGCCGAACCGGGCGGAAGCATCCGGACCGAACGGCGGGACGGATTTCTCGTGGAGGGCGGTCCCAACTCGACGCTCTATCGCGACGGCGCGCTCGCCGAGCTGGTGCGCGGGCTGGATCTCGAGCGCGAGCTGATCGAGGCGAACGCCGCCGCGAAGCGGCGCTACATCGCCAAGGGAGGGCGGCCGGAGCCGCTCCCGGACGGCCCCCTCGCCTTGCTTTCGACGGGCGTCTTCACCCCGGCCGGCAAACTGCGCCTGCTGCTCGAGCCGTTTCACGGCCGCGCGGCGGCCGAGGAATCGATCGCGCAGTTCGTGCAGCGCCGCCTGGGCCGCGAGTTCCTCGACTGGGCGATCGATCCCTTCGTGTCCGGCGTCTACGCCGGCGACCCGGCGAGGCTGTCCGTGCGCGCGGCGACGCCGAAGATCTATGCGCTCGAGGCGGAGTACGGCTCCCTGTTTCTGGGCGCGGCGGCGCGGATGCTGCGGGGCCGACCGAGCGGCCCGCAGCCGACGGGGCGCCTGATTTCATTCCGGACCGGCATGCAGACGCTGCCGCGGGCGGTCGCGCGGGCTCTCGGCGACCGCTTCCGCGCGGGCCAGGCGGTCGAGGCGATCGAGCGCACGCCGACAGGCTGGGCGGTCCGTACGCCCGCGGGCACCGACGAAGCGGAACGACTCGTGCTGGCGGTGCCCGCCTACCGCGCGGCCGAGCTGCTGGCGCCGATCGATCGAGCGCTCGGCGAAGCGCTGGAGGGCATCCGCTATCCGCCGGTCGCCTCGGTCGCGTTGGGGTTCGAGCGCGCGCAGGTCGCCCATCCGCTCGACGGATTCGGGATGCTCGTTCCCGGACGGCTTGGCCGCGAGACGCTCGGCGTGCTTTTCTCGTCGACGCTCTTCCCCGAGCGGGCGCCGCCGGGGCGGGTGCTCCTCACCGCCTTCGTCGGCGGCGCCCGGCACGAGACGGCGGGCACGCTCCCGGAGGCGGCGCTCGTCGAGCGCGTGCTCGCCGATCTCGGCCCGCTCCTCGGCATCCGCGATGCACCGGTGTTCCGGCACCTGACATGCTGGCCTCGGGCGATCCCGCAGTACGAGCTCGGGCATCTCGGGCGGCTGGCGCGCATCGATCGAGCGCTCGACCGCCTCCCCGGGCTGCACCTTCGGGCGAACTGGCGGGACGGCATATCCCTCGTCGACTGTGTGGCGAACGCGCGCGCGCTCGCCGACGCGCTCGCGGCTCCCGCCTGA